The Juglans regia cultivar Chandler chromosome 2, Walnut 2.0, whole genome shotgun sequence genome includes a window with the following:
- the LOC109010617 gene encoding asparagine--tRNA ligase, chloroplastic/mitochondrial, whose protein sequence is MGAGAAIAPATPLRLNPYAAIRYLSLYTKHNRIPDIVPNFSKTKPLVFPPFHHGPVPLSGTGLAVPRRRCFCTIVAGTLQSGEAVERTKPESAEKWRGNMAEKIGEFRKKLRIVDIKAGPDEGLGRVGQTLVVMGWVRTLRVQSSVTFIEVNDGSCLSNMQCVMDSDAEGYDQVEAGSIATGASIWVQGIVVASQGSKQKVELKVKKIIVLGKSDPSYPIQKKRVSREFLRTKAHLRPRTNTFGAVARVRNALAFATHKFFQEHGFVWVSSPIVTASDCEGVGEQFCVTTLIPNSGEGFDSPVDAIPKTKDGLIDWSQDFFGKPAFLTVSGQLNAETYATALSDVYTFGPTFRAENSNTSRHLAEFWMIEPELAFADLNDDMACATAYLQYVVTYVLENCKEDMDFFNTWIEKGIIDRLSDVAERDFVQMTYTDAIELLLKTNKKFEFPVKWGCDLQSEHERYITEEAFGGCPVIIRDYPKEIKAFYMRQNDDGRTVAAMDMLVPRVGELIGGSQREERLEYVEARLDDLKLNKDSYWWYLDLRRYGSVPHAGFGLGFERLVQFATGIENIRDAIPFPRTPGSAEF, encoded by the exons ATGGGTGCTGGGGCTGCTATAGCACCGGCCACTCCTCTCCGCCTTAATCCCTACGCTGCCATTCGTTATCTCTCCCTCTATACCAAACATAATCGTATTCCCGACATCGTTCCCAATTTCTCCAAAACCAAACCCCTCGTTTTCCCGCCATTTCATCACGGGCCAGTCCCTCTCTCTGGCACCGGACTCGCAGTTCCTCGCCGTAGATGCTTCTGTACTATCGTCGCCGGAACTCTCCAGTCCGGCGAGGCAGTGGAGAGGACGAAACCGGAATCTGCCGAAAAGTGGAGGGGCAATATGGCAGAGAAAATTGGGGAGTTCAGGAAGAAACTGAGAATTGTGGATATAAAGGCCGGGCCCGATGAAGGGTTGGGTCGGGTGGGGCAGACCCTGGTCGTGATGGGTTGGGTTCGGACTCTTCGAGTTCAAAGCAGCGTTACTTTTATTGAG GTCAATGATGGTTCCTGCCTTTCAAATATGCAATGCGTGATGGATTCGGATGCCGAAGGATACGATCAG GTAGAAGCTGGTTCTATTGCAACTGGTGCATCAATATGGGTGCAAGGGATTGTGGTGGCCAGTCAAGGCTCAAAACAAAAGGTGGAATTGAAGGTCAAGAAAATTATAGtg CTTGGAAAGAGTGATCCTTCTTATCCGATCCAAAAGAAAAGGGTCAGCAGAGAATTTTTGAGGACAAAAGCTCATCTTCGTCCAAGAACAAACACATTTGGAGCG GTTGCAAGGGTAAGGAATGCATTGGCCTTTGCTACGCACAAATTTTTCCAAGAACATGGATTCGTTTGGGTCTCAAGTCCAATTGTGACAGCTTCAGATTGTGAAGGAGTGGGTGAACAGTTCTGCGTGACTACTTTG ATACCAAACTCAGGAGAAGGTTTTGATTCTCCCGTGGATGCCATTCCGAAGACCAAGGATGGGTTAATTGATTGGTCACAG GACTTTTTTGGGAAGCCCGCATTCTTGACCGTCTCAGGCCAACTCAATGCTGAAACATATGCTACTGCCCTTTCTGat GTATATACATTTGGTCCAACATTTCGAGCAGAAAACTCGAACACTTCTAGGCACTTGGCTGAATTTTGG ATGATTGAGCCGGAACTTGCATTTGCTGATCTGAATGATGACATGGCCTGTGCAACTGCCTATCTCCAGTACGTA GTAACATATGTCCTTGAAAATTGCAAAGAAGACATGGATTTCTTCAATACTTGGATTGAGAAAGGAATCATTGATCGATTGAGT GATGTGGCAGAAAGAGACTTTGTGCAGATGACTTATACTGATGCGATTGAACTtctcttaaaaacaaataagaagtTTGAATTCCCG GTGAAATGGGGATGTGATCTGCAGAGTGAGCATGAACGTTACATAACTGAAGAGGCATTTGGTGGATGCCCTGTTATAATCAGAGACTATCCTAAG GAAATCAAAGCATTCTATATGCGGCAAAATGATGATGGGAGAACTGTTGCGGCAATGGATATGTTGGTTCCTCGG GTTGGTGAGCTTATTGGTGGTAGCCAAAGAGAAGAAAGGCTTGAATATGTGGAAGCTCGTTTAGATGACTTAAAGCTGAATAAAGACAGCTACTGGTGGTATCTTGATTTGCGCCGTTATGGTTCAG TTCCTCATGCGGGATTTGGGTTGGGCTTTGAAAGGCTTGTGCAATTTGCTACTGGAATAGAGAATATAAGAGATGCAATCCCTTTCCCTAGGACACCTGGTTCGGCTGAGTTTTAA